The sequence caccgaggcccagcgataaccctcgaggcaaaaaaaaaaaagaaaaaaaaaaagccaaagcacCACCCGGATGCTTTGCAgcgctgaggactgaacctggaagctcaggcatgcaagttcgaTGCTCCACTAGTGGAACCATTTCTCTTACAGTTTCAAATGACCACTCTCGCAACTGTTTTACAGGATAAAGATGCATTCTGCAAATTCACTGTAAGCCCACTGCCAAAGCTcttggtttaaaaaaacaaaactcttgtTTCTCTGATTAATTCTCTAATTAATTGGTCGCAATTAACCTCTGTGGCACAGCTGACGCCCTGATAAAAGTCCAATCTCGCTTCCCACTTACTAGATATGAGCTCTTGCCAAGTCATCTGTGTCTCAACGATCTCATCTCTGAAATGCGGATAGCGttgtaataacaacagcaataataacgatGATGAAAAGCACAGACAGCACTTGGCACCAAGGATAAACGTTCACACCTACTTGCTTTCTAACTTCTCGTGAGCATTTAGTCAAGATCGCATGAGACCAAGCATGTGACAGGGCTTGTGAGACCGTCAAGAACTAGGAGGATGGCGGGGTTCTTGCTGTTCCTTGTCTTGGAAGCGAAAACCACCCGTCCCCAGCGATCCGAGAGGGGCTCCCCGCCAAGCACAGACTGAAAGCGGTCATTGTGGCGGCCGCCCTGCCCCCGCCGGGAGCGCGTCTCCAAGGCAACGCGGGGCTTCGGCTCTCCCCGCCTCCGGGGGCCGCAGACCGGAAGCAGCCCGCGCTGGGGGCTCTGGGAAACGGCTTGTGAGCGGCGTTTCGGCGTCTGCTGTGCACAGCGGAACGGCCGCGGTGCTGGAGCCCAAGGTTTGCGCCAGAGTGGGGAGGGGGCCGTGAGGAGGACGTTGGGCTCGGGGCTGCAGAGCGCTTGACAGGAGCCGGCGAAGAAGCCTAGCGGGGCCTTCCTCGGcttcccgggggggggggcggtgtgtGGCGGGGGCAGGGGGGACAGGCCATGGTGTCCGCGGCCAGCGTAGGGGGGGACGGGGAAGACGAGACGGAAGGCCGGCCAGGCCGTCGGCACGCTAGGAGAGCTGGCCAGCCCCAGTGTCCTCTGCGACCctcgccctccccctcccccatcagccGGTTTTGTTCTATTTGGAGGCCCTGGCGTCTCGCGGAGGCTTCTGGGACTCGTCTGGCGGAGGTGGGAGAGGGCGGACCGCGCGCGTGGGGATGCCGGGACTTGTAGTTCTGCTGGCCGTGGGCGGAAGTGCCTCGGCTGGGACTCGGGTGTCGGTGGACTTTGGTCTCCTGGAATCTGCTCTGGCTAGGTCCCGGAAGAGGGGCCAGAGGACactgagctgggggtggggtggggtgtggtggggcGAAGATCCCCCTTTCACAAGGTTCAGGGTCCCAACTGCAGAATCTCGGGACAGCCATCCTGGGAGTCTCTGTCATGCCCCACGAGCAGGGTTCCCTGGAGtagtgagaagggaagagaagtggaggtggggggggggggcgtccctGAAATGGACCAGAGCAAACTCAAGCAAAGTCGCTATTCATTCGCCAGAGAACTTAAACTTGGTCTCCTAGCCTTCGTCTTGATAGACTTGCAGAAAACCTTTTAGTAAATTTGCACAATTTGGACCCTTACTATAAGTAGTCCCTTGTGACTCATTCCTAATGTGGCATGAACAGTGCCATGGGCATGACTGTGCAATACTAAGACCGGGATCAAAGATGGCACAAGATTTTCCCGGAGGCTTGGAAAACTTGAGTCATGCAATGTAAGGATAAGAATTGGGTGGTGTACAAAGTTGAGGTGGTTTGCAAGAGCTCTTTCCCTTTGTGGAGTTTTTAAATGTGATTCACATATAGCTGAGTATTAAGTAACTGAATTGGTGGTTGCATTGCTTGGCACCGAGCGGctgttatatttatatatattatatatatttatatatattatctttatttacttattggagagagagagacttgcagccctgaaTCActcctcgtgaagctttccccctgcaggggaggaccaggggcttgaacctgcatcggtgcgcactgtagtgtgagtgcttaaccagatgcaccacagctTGGTTCTaaccagtggatttttttttaaatgtgcatttTAGCTCCAGGAActtctaaaacattttaaaatatgactAAGCAGTAGTCTGTTTTTGAGCTGACACAGGTTTTCGAGAACACCAGTCTTGTATTGCAAATAATGTATTCCAGTGTTGCATGCCTTGAAAAGACACTGAGGCAGGGTTGGCTCTTAGCTGACTTCTTTTGATTCTTGAAATagggtttgttgatttttttagaTTGGCATTCTTTTTCCTAAAAGGGTCAGAGAGCACATTTTGCTAGCCGATAGGCTTTGTTGCAACTACTCGGCTCCTTGTCAGCATGAATTGTGAAcaagtcattaatttttttagaacTTATATTTAATTTCATATCACTTTCACATAgcatcaggcttttttttttttcagccatgtAAAATGTGAAATTTTTTAGTATGAGGTTTGTACAAAGACAGGCAGCTTGCCAGAGTTGGTGGTAATGATATAGCTTGCCATTTTCTGGTGTGGGTTATTGACTAGAACATTTTTAACCCCGTGAAAGAACAAGTAGTTTTGCTATCGGTATATGTCAAAAATTTGGGGGTATTTGATCTTGGTGTGTGTTTATGTTTCAGGGGTATCTAAAGAGAAAGAGGTCTTTCCCTGAGGTCTGTCCCCTGCCTTGATTTCCTCTCCTTGGAGTATCATACATCAGAATGTCTGCACAGTCAGTGGAAGAAGATTCAATACTTATTATCCCAACTCCAGATGAAGAGGAAAAAATTCTGAGAGTAAAGTTGGAAGAGGACCCTGATGTTGAAGAGGGATCAAGTATCCCCTGGAATCACCTCCCTGAACCAGAGGTTTTCCGACAGCGATTCAGGCAGTTTGGATACCAGGACTCACCAGGGCCCCGTGAAGCTGTGAGCCAGCTTCGAGAACTTTGTCGTCTGTGGCTCagaccagagacacacacaaaagaacAAATCTTGGAGCTGGTAGTGCTGGAGCAGTTTGTTGCCATCCTACCCAAGGAGCTGCAGACGTGGGTTCGAGAGCATCATCCAGAGAATGGAGAGGAGGCAGTGACAGTCCTAGAGGACTTAGAGAGTGAACTCGATGACCCTGGGCAGCCGGTGAGCCTGCTGGTATCACTTTTCTGAGCCAGAAGCAGTAGGCAAAGTTATGAATTAATTCCACTCAACTAAGTTCTTGTACTTAATGCCACCCCCTCATCCTCACTGTTGTCCATTATCTGTGcttttggttgttattgttgtgatttTGCCACCTCTACCTCTGTGCATATGTGttttatatgattttttattATGTATATTTAATTCTGATTCctatgttcctttttttaaaaattttttatatttatttattttcccttttgttgcctttgttgttgtagttattattgtcgttgttactgatgtcgtcgttaggacagagagaaatggagagaggaggggaaagacgggtgagagaaagataggcacctgcatacctgcttcaccccctgtgaagtgaccccccctgtaggtgggaagctgggagctcaaacggggatccttaagctggtccttccgcttcgctccacgtgcgcttaatctgctgcgctaccgcccaactctatGTTCCTTCTTAACTGAACCAAGTCTTATTATTTCCAGGTTTCTCTCCGCCGACGAAAACGGGAAGTTTTAGTAGAGGAGATAGTCTCTCAGGAAGAAACTCCGGAGTTACCAAATTCTGAGCTTGATGCAGTGGAAAACCAGCTCAAGTGGGCATCCTGGGAACTGCATTCACTCAGGCACTGTGGTGAGGATCAGAGCCCTGTTGGGTAGGAATTGAGAGGATGGGTCTTTTGTCTAGAACTCTGCTTGTTCTGTCGCAGGAGAGAGAGTTGCTCACCTTAACCTGATATCCCAGACATACTAGGTCTGAGACACAGAATCTTGAGTTGTTTTTTCATAAGTAGTTTGCTGAGCTCAGATCTTTTATTTATGAgcaccaccaccccttttttctaatatttatattattacgATAGAGATAGaaacggggtggggggagaaagagaggcacctgcatcctgcttcactgcttgtgaaactccccacCAGAGCCTCAAACCTGAATTCTCATAATGGTAACTTGTGTATTTTACCAGTTTCTCCACTGCCAAGCCACTGGAtaggaagtttttcccctgcctgaATTTTAGGACAATTTTAAACCATCTTTAAATAGCTTCATTTGGGgagtttaatctttttttttttttctcctccttctacttcttcttctttttttttcattatgaactttattcttttttttctttttaatttaagtaaggattaattaacaaaaccatagggtaggaggggtacaactccacacaattcccaccgcccaatctccataacacaccccctcccctgatagctttcccattctctagccctctgggagcatggacccagggtcattgtgggttgcagaaggtggaaggtctggcttctgtaattgcttccccgctgaatatgggcgttgactggtcggtccatatggGGAGTTTAATCTTTATAAGACTAGAAAACTAAATTCTTCGTTTGCCATCTGCCCTACCTTAACtttcacatttatttacttttcccctCCAGCCCTTCAGTCTCTTTATAagccttccttcttgatttttttcctttcttaatcaTTTCTGATAGACTTGCTCATATTTACCCCTTTCCTAAAAGTAGCTGCTACTCATCCTGTAGACATTGTATTCACTCTGCAAGATTTGAAATTTCAGAAAAGTcacttttatttacttgcttggtttttaccagagcactgctcagctctggcttatggtggtgctgggaattaaacctgggactttggagtttctagtatgaaagtctttgtgcataaccattgtgctttctctctggcccagaaaagtaattttttcttaacattttcttttcttttcttttgcctccagggttattgctggggctcagtgcctacacctcaaatccactggtcctggaggccatttccccccattttgttgcccttgtccttgttgttatagctgctgttgttgttgtataggacagagaaaaattgagagaagaggagagagaaagatagatacttgtagacctgcttcactgcttgcagagtgacccccccacttgcaggtggggagctgggggctcaaaccaggatccttacaccagtccttgcactttgcaccatgtgcgctaccgcccagcctccagaaaagtaatttttgcataaccattaggctgtctctccATCCCAGAAAAGTAATTTTGAAATGAGACTTGTTCATACTTTTTTGCCTACAGGTGACTTTAGTATATCATGCTGATAATTCAGGGTTTTCTCTCACTAGATATATCTGATACTTGAAAATAATTACTCCTTGTGGTCcgtgaggtagtgcagtggataaagcatgaggtcctgagtcgaTTCCTGGCAACAGATGTACCAGtgtaatgtctttctctcctatctttctcatcagtcaataagtttaaaatagaaaagaatgagCTCTCTTAAGTAGCAGGACACACAGTAAATACAACTTTTTACAGGAAAAATACTCATTTACTAAGAGCatttggggggcaggggtagatagcataatggttatacaaaaagagactctcctgcttgaggctctgaagtcccaggttcagtcccctacaccaccatgaaccagagctgctcagtgctctggaaaaaacaaaactaagagCATATTGGATTTGACGTTTTAGTGTTTACGCATAAGCACAGGATGTATCTCTAACTTAGCTTTAGCCCCTTCTAGTCAGGAGttttctgaggttttttttatcTCATTTTGGCTGTGACCTGATCTTAAGtcttgtttcaatttttttttttctgactttgttACTCCATTGTTTCATTGTAGTTTATCTTTTTCAAAGCAAAAATATATTATGATagccaggtttttaaaaaaatgaccaggtttttaaaaaaatctttttatttattattggatagaacttgagagtggagagagagaaacagacacttgcagccctgctttaccacccgtgaagctttccccctgtaggtggggatcaggtgcttaaaccagggtccttgtgcactgtaatgtgtgcacttaaccaggtgcacctctgtcTGGCCTTGccagttttttttcttacaaagttTCATATCTTGCTGTATCATCACTTTGTCTCTATAAACAATTTTAGAATCTGCTTTTTCTAGCCTTCCTTTTCTGATCACTTTACTTATATTTGAGATGGGggagactgagaaagagaaaaacaaacaaaaccccacgatactaaagcttccttcaaagcagtgggaactgggcttgaacctgaatcatgCATAGGGCAAAAttcacactattcaagtgagctagttTGCTGGCCTCACTTTTGTTCAGATAcagtttaatttttcattatgttATTATTCAGCCTATAGTCAGTGTTTTCTCCTTTGGATACCAGGCAACCTTAACATTAGTTTTCAGAGTACTCTGTAGCTGTATACAGACTattcattgaattttttttttttctgcgctcaggaggtagctcacctggtagactgCACACTTTACAGGTGTAAGGACCACCAGCACTTCCTGAGAGCACCATGTACAGCACGGGGGAAGTTCCAGAATGTGGTGCTTCTCATTCTCTGTCACTCTTGCTGTCTATCTGAAGTTGAGGGAGTAGAGAGAGGAGTCTGCTGAGGAACACTGGAATCATGCAAGGCCCCCACAGGCAAAGAAAAGAACCCCCCCCTTTAAAacaattttgtattagtgatttaatactgatttatagaaTTGTAAGAtaactccacacctttcccatcaacagagttctgtgtccccattccctccattggaaactatattAGTTCTCCCAACATCACAGATAGGAATTGACAgtttttctataactatatatatattttatatttgtccatttttcctacagtcctatcttctcttcctttctaaatcacacctactacttttgagtgtcctatctctccctccccccaacccccttcctgggtcttgatgaaattggagtttagatccctctggtcatcttcctctatcatttctcccctgctgggagtatggaccagaattctttatggggtgcagaaagtgggagttctggcttctgtaattgcgtctctgttggacatgggccttggcaggtcaatccatacccccagcctgtttctgtctttccctagtgggccctctcctcttttttctccatCAGGTTCTTTTCTCCGTGAATATAAAATGAGTGATAATGCcattttctgtttatttcagATGATGAAGCTAGGACTGAAAATGGAACTCTAGCTCCAACGCAGGAGATCCCTTTGGCAGTAGAATCTCATGAAGTTCCTGGAACTCTGAATATAGATGTTCCTCAGATTTTTAAATACGGAGAAACCTGTTTTCCCAAGGGCAgatttgaaagaaagagaaatccctCTCGAAAGAAACAACATATATGTGATGAATGTGGAAAACACTTCAGTCAGGGCTCAGCCCTGATTCTTCATCAAAGAATCCACAGTGGGGAGAAACCGTATGGATGTGTTGAATGTGGGAAAGCATTCAGCAGAAGTTCCATTCTTGTGCAGCATCAGAGAGTCCATACTGGAGAAAAACCTTACAAATGTCTtgaatgtggaaaagcctttagCCAGAATTCTGGGCTCATTAACCATCAGAGAATCCATACTGgggagaaaccttatgaatgcgTTCAGTGTGGGAAATCCTATAGTCAAAGCTCAAATCTTTTTAGACATCAACGAAGACACAATGCAGAAAAACTTCTGAATGTTGTGAAAGTCTaggaggtttttgttttgttttggtttataAATCAGCACTCAGgtcttttcttcagaaatgaagataaaattaaaaattattcataATAGTTTTATTTCCCTATAGACTGCTAGAAAATCTAGGAAATGTGGAAAAGTTACCATCCACTATTACTTTTTCTTGAGAGAAATGGTGTCATACCTACCTGGAAACTAAAATTTTAAACTTATTCAGGTGTTAATACCTAAAGCTCCCATGTGATGTTTATATTCTTGCTATTTGTTCCAGATAATGAACTATCTTATTCTTTGTCCCATTCTTAAAAGTTACCTTTGTAGACCAATACACTATTTCTGTGTTGCTCACTGACATGTTCTTGTCAAGGATACATTCCCTTTTACACTAGAAATTACAAAGTCAGAAAAATAAGACTCGTTTTAAAATGTACCCTTCTGTTCCCTTTTACCAAgtttgaacacacacatttcAGAAAATGGAAGATAAATGTTGTCTAAAAGCTCAACTAAGAAGTGGTATTGATTAAATATCAGAAAATGAGTGGGGTGCCCAGATCGGGGAAGATAAGCAAGTCTTTGTCCCAGAATTGAAACTTACCTGGTGTGATTTTCTGCCTCCAGAAAACTCGAACTTAGTGCATCCTCTCTGCAATTTGAAGGAATCTCACAGCTGAAAATATTCTCCCCAGCACTATTAGAAATTGAACAGCCAAAACAACCATAAAACAAACTAGAAGTATGACACAAGGGAAAAATTGTAGTGAATAGCACTCATGAAAGGCAAATGCAGACCTACGAGTAATGGTCTATCTTGGCTTTCCAAAAAGACTTGAAGGTCTAATTTATTGTTATTTGCCTTAATTTTTGTTAAGGACAAAAAACATTCCTGATAGGTGAGCAGCAAGTATCAGGTTTGTTATTTGATTCCTTTGGTACAAAAGGGATGAACAGCAGGCTAGCAAAGCAGTCGTGCATtgattattaatattttctcacgACAAAGACACTGTGCTAGGTACTGTAACTACTATAAGTAGGTAGGTATTTCTTCCACTGTAAGTCATTGGAGGTGTGGTACAAAACTGTTCGCACGTGTTAGGCTTTTCCTGTATCTAAGCCGTCCTGGGTGAGGTCACCTCTGAGGTTCTCTGACCAGGGTGTTCTGTTCCGGGGAAAGAAAGACTCAGTTTAAAGAGCTAGCCAGCCAGGCTCACATTGCTCAGAGTTGAATCCAAGATGTCCTTTCTCTTAACCACATTTTGGAGGTTTGTGAGTCTATAAAAACTAACCAACTTTTAGTAGCGTTGAGGTTATACTTATATGTTGAGTTGAATGGActgttctattttaaaaataactaggtTATTAACTAGTTTATTAACTATCAGGATTAAttgaactatttcttttttaattttcagtctttttttaaatgtataaaagtAATACATTGTAGTAGTAGGATTATATACTCCTTGGCTGAGAATCCCAGGTACTGTGGTTCTAATATTTAGTGGAAAACTCTGGAAGTTAAAATGCAGAACATGagaaaaagcttttttttataCTGGGCATTGTATGAAAAATGACCCATGTATATACACATTATTTCATAGTTCCAGAGATTGTGGTGACATCAGGTGCTTggatcaaatttaaaaaatggaaggtgAGATTTGCATGAGCCTTTTAAAAGGTGCAGTAATAAATGCAAAGCCAGCTGGTAAAGTAAGGCAGGATGGAGCTTGTTTATAgatttctgataacaattctaAGAAATGTGCTTTATAGATTAAGATTTATTGAAGTATAAATATGTAGTAATGTTATAATGTATTTTAAGTTATACAAGAATATGTAGGGACTTTCATTTGGGTCTTTTTCTCTTTGTGGCTGAGAGACACAACTCAGTGTCCAATAAAGCTATAAACTCCTCCACTCTAAAGTAAAATAATCCTGGGTTGATTGGATTATTTATAACAGTCTTCTTTCCCAAGTAGGTTTTGAGGCGGCATATTTGAAATTGTGCTGATAGATTGTATCAGAGTAGGTGGTAAAGCTAATCTCTTTGTGGCTGGAAGTCTATACTTTTTAAGATCTTGCATCTTCCCTGTCTACagagaaacttcccctctgcttgATTTGTTAAAAATGCCAAAGATGTTTGGTATGATGTCAGAGCTTAGAGCAAGTAGTACTAGAGTTGGCTGTATGTGTTTATCTTAGTCCGCTCTAATACTTGTGCGTTGTTTAGAAAGGATTCCAAAGTTAAAGCACAGCATTGTGGGGAAAGTGAGCCAGACCCAGAAAATCTGGATAATGGTATACAGGAAGAAGTAGTGTACTAGCTTAGTTTGACTCAGTCCCCACTTAGCATACTGGTTTAAAATAACTCctgtgacttatttcactgagatTCATTTTATCCACATACATAATCATAGCAGTGGGGATGGGTAGCTGGCTAGCTGGCCTCTGAAGTAATCTGAGTGTCAGGCCTCAGACTAGCAAAGTAGTAATCATCATAAATTGCATGCACACTGCTGATACCTGCCCAGCAGCCACTGGGTTTTGTTCATTACGACTACATTTTCACTTGATTTCCTTGGAGACTAGGCTCTCCCCACATTTGCAGCCAGTTAGTTGGTTCTTGATCATTTAACAGTATGTCTGTCATTTATATAAGTTGAAGAGGTTATCTATACTAAAGTAATCTGCATGTCAGACATTGGATTATACCTCTCCCACTTAGATTTGTAGACTAGGAAGTAAGATTCAGAGATTGTGTGACTTGCATGTGGCCAATTAGAAGACTCAACCAGTTCTGTGAAATCCagaggtatatatttttttcactattCCATGAGTGATGGCTGTTAAATCTTGATCAGTAAATTTTATGCTTTTATCTTTTGTGGTTAACAAATGTGAAAGCCATTGTCCATGCTTGTTTGAATTTTGTACTGTCAGTACAGAagtataaaatgaaaaaggaCATTCCTTCTCACAGTCTTAAGTGATAATTATTTGATTTGTATTCTTTCAGACTTAGGCATATACATATTTAAGCAAAAAATGTGTTAATAGCTAACACTTGCAGTCACTGTATCCGGGCACTGTTTGAAGCGCTTTACCGTGGCTTAACTTTTCATTCTCACAGAGATCATATGAGGTAGGTACATAGCCCTGTTTTACATGTGCTACACTGAAACTTTATTCCCCCTTCAGTGTTGACATTGTTTTTCATCGGTTTCCTATTCCATTGCATGAATATACTGTTGTTTATTTGACCAGCTCCTTGTTGATAGCTGATTTGGGTCACTCAGTTTTACTCTATAGAGAG is a genomic window of Erinaceus europaeus chromosome 15, mEriEur2.1, whole genome shotgun sequence containing:
- the ZNF24 gene encoding zinc finger protein 24; the encoded protein is MSAQSVEEDSILIIPTPDEEEKILRVKLEEDPDVEEGSSIPWNHLPEPEVFRQRFRQFGYQDSPGPREAVSQLRELCRLWLRPETHTKEQILELVVLEQFVAILPKELQTWVREHHPENGEEAVTVLEDLESELDDPGQPVSLRRRKREVLVEEIVSQEETPELPNSELDAVENQLKWASWELHSLRHCDDEARTENGTLAPTQEIPLAVESHEVPGTLNIDVPQIFKYGETCFPKGRFERKRNPSRKKQHICDECGKHFSQGSALILHQRIHSGEKPYGCVECGKAFSRSSILVQHQRVHTGEKPYKCLECGKAFSQNSGLINHQRIHTGEKPYECVQCGKSYSQSSNLFRHQRRHNAEKLLNVVKV